The genomic stretch GCATATCCCGATAAAGAAACAACACCGTTTTTAATATTCAAGCCCTCGGGTTTATTGGTTTTTAAAAGCAAAGGACCATCCACATCCACCAAATCGAGCTGAGGCAGAAAATTTGCAACCGCAGCAGAGCCTATTTCGGTTTCATTCATGCTGCCCATCATCACTTTTAAGTTGAGTTCACGGGCGCGTTTTATCATACGCAACGCAGGCGTAATGCCGCTGCATTTTGTAAGCTTGATATTGATGCCGTTAAAATGATTGAAACATTTTTCAACATCGTTTTCAAATACACAGCTTTCATCGGCAAACAATGGAATGGGAGATTCTTTGTATAAAATTTTCATGCCTTCCCAATTATCTTTTGCCAAAGGTTGTTCAATCATTTCAACGCCAAGTTCTTTCAGCTTTGGTATTTTTTGCAAGGCTTCGTACAAAGTCCAGCCGGCATTTGCATCTACGCGGAAAGTCGCATCTGTCAAGGTTCGGAGCGATTGCACGATTTCAATATCTTCATCTGTGCCTAATTTTATTTTATAAACCGGATAAGGATTTGCCTTGATTTTTTCTTGCATTTTTTCAATCGAATCTATACCGATGGTATAATCGCAAAGCGGAACATTTTTCCATTCGGTTTGCCATAATTTATACAAAGGTCGCCCTTTTAATTTTCCATACAAATCCCAACAAGCCATGTCTAATGCACAAACCAAAAACGGGTTTTGCGGAAAAAGATGATGCAGGTAATGCCAATATCTTTCAGGGTCAGTTAATGCAAATTTTTCCACGAAATTTTTTTTCGCTTCCAAATCTTCTATCATTTTTTCGACTGTAATATTGTAATAAGTAATTGCAGGCGCTTCGCCAAAACCCATGTGGTTGCCAAGTTGCAGCGAAACAATCAACGCAGGCTGATGCGTTTTGGTTCTTCCGTTGGATATGGTAAACGGATATTGAAATTCGGAGTTGATAGATTTGTAGTTGAGTTGCATTATTTTGTACAGTTATAATTAACTCTGATATAAAGTATTATAAGGATATATCAAATTCTCAGGTAGATTTTTTTCTATAATTCTTGTAACAAATAAATTTAACTCTTTTTCAAAGTTTGGTTTGGAAGCTATTAGATTAATTGTTGGCTCAAAATATTCACTTTCAATAACACTTTGACCGTATTCATTTGGGAAAATTAAGTTTAAATAACTTATTTTCATATTAGGATTTCCATTTATTCCTGTGTTGATAATGTACTTTTCAATTAAATCTGGTAGATGAATGCTTCTTACGGTTTGAAGTTTCGAATACTTCGCATCAAGAATATAATATTTCTTTTTTTGTTCAATTTTATTAAAAATCTCTATGATATAGTCAGGATTGTAATAGTTTCCTTTCTTTATGTCAATTCTTCTAAGTTCTGTTTCTTGTATCGTTTTTGAAATATCATAGAATTTTTGTTCATATAATAGCCTTATACTATAATTACTACTATCAAAAATTATTTTCTCAATTATTTCATCATTTCTATCAGAAGATGCAATAATATTAAACAAGTCTAATCTTAACTTTTGTCTTATTGATTCAAGAATTATATATAAGTTATAAACTTCATAGAGTTTACTTAACTTACTTATATTTAATAGTTTAAATTCTCCAAATAAATCAAACTTATAATCATTCAAGTTTTTTATTAAGCTAAAGGCTTTTTTATAGTGTAGTTTTTGAGCAAAAACTGTCGTTAAAATTGGTTTTTCTATTTTAGGTTGTACTTCTTTAAAAAGCTTTTGATATCTATTAAATAGTTTAGTTACTTTTTTTTCTAACGAAGTAGAGTCATCAAAAAGTTTTATAAAAGGAATTCTTTTT from Arachidicoccus sp. BS20 encodes the following:
- a CDS encoding dipeptide epimerase; its protein translation is MQLNYKSINSEFQYPFTISNGRTKTHQPALIVSLQLGNHMGFGEAPAITYYNITVEKMIEDLEAKKNFVEKFALTDPERYWHYLHHLFPQNPFLVCALDMACWDLYGKLKGRPLYKLWQTEWKNVPLCDYTIGIDSIEKMQEKIKANPYPVYKIKLGTDEDIEIVQSLRTLTDATFRVDANAGWTLYEALQKIPKLKELGVEMIEQPLAKDNWEGMKILYKESPIPLFADESCVFENDVEKCFNHFNGINIKLTKCSGITPALRMIKRARELNLKVMMGSMNETEIGSAAVANFLPQLDLVDVDGPLLLKTNKPEGLNIKNGVVSLSGYAGLGVKFSWE
- a CDS encoding PolC-type DNA polymerase III family protein, producing the protein MLKIFLVNKDKKIEVVPSNNIYTVYELGKYEIFYTSDNIISNNVFIEDIPVDSNKLSQNGNQIKLLEFRYFENYFGYASLNLNNEIFLFNIKIEKLKLSEIEDIFIYLWKKEDKLFNIFFSKSTYELDFKRKGFELGQTSKLISFIENFVSTFEKLYFSFENLPHTVLRKFHKKTKYDSDKVTVDTVDWMLNNLDEIYFDNSFKGHFNSIKISNKYGIIDNIKTSENINSFNIYENQIILGSFKIILKKLSQLKSEINSNINVQPNKDELYADFRDLKRIPFIKLFDDSTSLEKKVTKLFNRYQKLFKEVQPKIEKPILTTVFAQKLHYKKAFSLIKNLNDYKFDLFGEFKLLNISKLSKLYEVYNLYIILESIRQKLRLDLFNIIASSDRNDEIIEKIIFDSSNYSIRLLYEQKFYDISKTIQETELRRIDIKKGNYYNPDYIIEIFNKIEQKKKYYILDAKYSKLQTVRSIHLPDLIEKYIINTGINGNPNMKISYLNLIFPNEYGQSVIESEYFEPTINLIASKPNFEKELNLFVTRIIEKNLPENLIYPYNTLYQS